The Vibrio coralliirubri DNA window CTATGTAAGTGTTTAGAGAGATTATATGAGTCTTAATATTTATAAATTTGACGAATCAATCTTGGGTGTTTCTAGCCCTGATCCGCTTCGTTTTGCGTTTGCGAAAAAGCATTCTGCACACGCCGGAGGAAGTTCAATTCCGGTCGACCTCAGTAAGAAGTTAGAACTCTTTGATGAACTGATGCTGAGTGAAGGGAAAAAACAGGATAAGCGTTGCTTGTATATCCACATTCCTTTTTGTCGCGTGCGTTGTACGTTCTGCAATTTCTTCCAAAATGCCGCAAGCCGTAAATTAGTGGATGAGTATTTCGACGCACTGATGGTCGAGCTAAAGCAAAAAGCCAAAACACCTTGGGCTCAGTCTGGACTATTTCACGCCGTCTATATTGGTGGCGGAACTCCCACCGATTTGTCACCTCTGCAAGTTGAACAGCTGGGTAAAGCGATTCGTCAATATTTCCCACTAGCAAACGATGTTGAGATGACATTGGAAGGGCGTATCAATCGATTTGGCGACGAGATGTTTGATCGTGCGCTTGAAGGTGGCTTCAATCGTTTCTCATTCGGTATTCAAAGTTTCAATACTCAAGTTCGACGCAGTGCTAAGCGCCTAGATGACCGAGAGGTTGTGCTAGAACGTATCAGTTCACTGAGTCGTACCGAGCAAGCGCCAATCGTTCTTGATCTGTTATACGGATTACCACACCAATCTATGGAAGTGTTCCAACAAGATTTAGAAGACTACATGTCTACTGGCGCACACGGCATTGACCTCTACCAACTGATTGTTGCGGGCAATGCACCTATGCTTAATCTTGTTGAGAAAGGAAAAATCCCACCGCCTGCGAATACGCCAGATAAGGCGAGCATGTATTTGGCGGGTGTGGAGTTCATGGCAAAAAATAAGGTCAAGCAACTCAGCGTAAACCACTGGACTCGTGATAACCGCGAACGCAGCATTTACAACAGCTTAGCGAAAACTTATGCCGAAGTTCTACCTATTGGTTGTGGTGCTGGTGGCAACATTGGTGGCCATGGTGTGATGCAACTTCGAACTTTAGACAGCTACATGGAGTCTATAAAGCAAGGTCAATTACCTATCGCCATGATGACGAAACAAAGCTCATTAGAGCCTATCTTCTCAACATTAAAGGCAGGTTTCGATTCTGGTGTTGTTAGAAGAAGTACGCTACCGAGCTTTATGGGACAAGACACGTTCGACTACCTAAAACCTCTGTTCGCGCATTGGGAAAAGAACGGTTTAGTTGAGCTTTCGGAAGATTATCTGAGCCTGACTATTGCTGGCAGCTTTTGGGCGGTAAGCCTTGCACAGAGTGTAATTCAAGTGCTTAACGATGAATATCAAGCTATGCACCCAGCACCTAAAGCGTCAGGTTCGAGCGTACACCCGCATGCAAGTTTGAAGCACGCTTAATATCGA harbors:
- the hutW gene encoding heme anaerobic degradation radical SAM methyltransferase ChuW/HutW; this translates as MSLNIYKFDESILGVSSPDPLRFAFAKKHSAHAGGSSIPVDLSKKLELFDELMLSEGKKQDKRCLYIHIPFCRVRCTFCNFFQNAASRKLVDEYFDALMVELKQKAKTPWAQSGLFHAVYIGGGTPTDLSPLQVEQLGKAIRQYFPLANDVEMTLEGRINRFGDEMFDRALEGGFNRFSFGIQSFNTQVRRSAKRLDDREVVLERISSLSRTEQAPIVLDLLYGLPHQSMEVFQQDLEDYMSTGAHGIDLYQLIVAGNAPMLNLVEKGKIPPPANTPDKASMYLAGVEFMAKNKVKQLSVNHWTRDNRERSIYNSLAKTYAEVLPIGCGAGGNIGGHGVMQLRTLDSYMESIKQGQLPIAMMTKQSSLEPIFSTLKAGFDSGVVRRSTLPSFMGQDTFDYLKPLFAHWEKNGLVELSEDYLSLTIAGSFWAVSLAQSVIQVLNDEYQAMHPAPKASGSSVHPHASLKHA